tgcTTATACATGTCTTTTGACAAAAGCCGTGAAAGGCACAAGAATGAACCTCTCCACTCAAAAAACTTAAAACCTAATGTGTGGTGGAGAAGGAAGTAAGACAAAAATGGTAGATGATGGTCATGGCCTGACCAGAGAGTCAGAAAAGGCTTAGAGGAGTTGGTTCTGGAGACAGGCACCAAGGGATAAATGTGAGCAGGAATATGAGGAAACGACCAAAAGTAAGATTTCATGAGGAATAtttaataaaacctttaaaatccAGTCTCTTAGGGAGAATTAATAATACGTACAGTGCCTGGGAAAATTGGCAGATGCCATATTGCTGAGGACCTTAAAAGTTAGTTACTGAATTTGCAGCAGTGGGTGGTGATTAAAGGTTTTTGGAGCCAGGGTGACAAAATCAGAGCTAGTACTTCATTAGGAATCAATTCAGGCCCTAGTGGGCAGAGGCAGCAGTCACTATATGTTGTGACCCTACAGGGTGCTGAAAGGCGCTCTGTCTCCTCACCTCTCAAACATCTCCTCTCAGCCTAATGGCAGTCTAACTTTGATTGAGATTTTTatcccattttaaatatactgtctcTAACAAAGCTGGATATAACCGTGTACGAAGGGCTTTAATAGGTCTGCCAGTGATGGTCCCTGAGAGACCCAGGGATTTCTCTAGCGGACAGGAGAGCAGGGCTGAGGGTAaggcgctgagggaggggctgaggACACGCGCTCACCTGATGTTCAGCTCAGGGCCCTCCTTGGTAACTGGCTGGCTTATTTACAGGGGGAGGAACACAGGGAAGGGTTTGCGTTATCAGCTTGAACCAAGAATTTATCCCAAACTTTCCACTGACTCCCTGCCTGACTCTGCAGTCAGCTACCAATTGAATTCTTgcatgtcatctgtaaaatgggcagagAAACAGCACATCTTGGCCTCCCAGGGATGATCCCCAAATAGACAGACACCATGTCGATCAAATTATGAATTTTACCAATGCTTCATTAGAAGGACAACATCATGtttctttcagattatttttggAGGATTCCAagtagttgttttttgtttgcttgtttaacCCATAACAAAGTATAGCTACCCCAGCTCTATCTCATTTCATTAAGAACTTTAATCctttggcttccccagtggtgcagtggttaagaatctgccctgcaatgcatgGGACACAGGTTTCATTTCAggtctggaaagatcccccgTGCTTCAGGGAAACTCAACCCGagtgccacaacgactgagcatgcaccgtAGGGCCCCTACtcctcagcaagagaagcccccgcaccGCAGCTAGAGTGGCCCCCTCTctccacaactagggaaagcccgcacacagcgaTGAGTactgagcacagccaaaaataagtgagTACTTTAGAATCAGTCCAAGTGACACAAAGGCATTGGCACCAGGGCCTGTTTGGGGACTCACCTCCCAGGTTTCACAGCGGCCCCAGCAGGCATCCGTGGTGATCCGAAGGCCCCTGCAGCCCGGCTTCTTGGCCAGGAAAGTAAACTCCCTCACTGCACAGCCCACAAATGTGCGCAGGTCCCCGCTGGAGGTGCTGATGACACAACCACAGCCAGCCAGGAGCAGGAGGGCCGTGGGGCCAAGGATAAGGCACACCAGCCTCATGCTGTTCCTCCaagagggaaaggagggagaatTTATGATTAGATCTAGCTACCTCcatcgatgcaatggacatgaaagagggcaaacttcaggagatggtgagggacagggaggcctggtgtgctgcagtccatggggtcgcgaatagtcagacatgaccaggcaactgaacaataacacaaCCTCCATTGATAATGGGTCAGTCACTATCAAAGGGACATTGCCCTTGGAATTTCAGGTCACTAGACACTCAACCCTCCAAGCGTATCCTGAGGCTTTTCCTATGGTATCCCAACTGCTGGATTTGTGCATTAAAGAAGTTTGTTCCAATAATCTCTTCAGAATGAATACAGAATATGAATAACACCAAAAGTAATGCATATCATAACGTAatacatgaacacacacaaattatttttattcagatcCATTTGGTATAATGCTACATGCTTCACTCGAAATTATATTTCCAATGTCATGGATGAGAAATGGAGAGGGGTAGATAAATAATAATTGCATGCCCCATATGTATTGTTACTAACCCAACCCAGCACAAAACCATAAAGCTTGAATATGCAGAACAGTCCTCACATCTGACTTGGTGGTCATTGATAAAAATGTGGCCTAGTTGCTACAAATTCCCTTTGATCTAAGCCTCCACTGTAATAGGCATCTTGTTGTGACTAAATTTAAATCTAAATGATGGAAAGCATCAGGGTATTTAAAACACAACCCCACTCAAATACCAATCGACTGTCTATcctctctgttgttgttgttcagtggctcaatcatgtaaccccattgactgcagtatgccgggcttccctgtccttaactatccatctgagcttgctcaagctcatgtccactgagttgatgatgccatccaaccatctcatcctctgttgcccctttctcctcctgccctcaacctttcccagcatcagggtctttcctgggTCTTGATCATTTCCTGTGCTTTTTCAGGAGCCAGAATCACTTCTTTCATGGTTGGCCCACCAGACAGACATACCTGAATGCTGAAATGAGGGTGGACTCTACACTTACAGAACACCCCCAATTCATTATGATTTAGACTGCAGAGTTATTTATTCCCAAACTTATCTCCCAGTTCCTATCTCTGACCAGTCACCTTAGCAAGGCTCTCTGGACTTACCCTCAGGCAGAATGAAGTTCCTGTATGGAGAAGCACTTACCTGATCTTACTGGAGCTGACTCGCCTCTAAAGCTGAAACTTGTACTCAAGATTTTGGAACGTCACAGTAAGTGGTACAAGCTTGCTCTGGGTAAATGCCTCTACCCTCTGTGACTGGGCTGCTTGATTGCTCAAATATATAGGAAAGGTCTTGtcaatcaaaatgaaaaggaaggcaGAGCCTTACAGGAACCACTCAACACATCAAAGCCTTGGAAAATAAAGCCGTTCTCTATTTTCCAAAAGTGATTAACTTAAAGggtgttgttttgtttcttaacatCGCCTACTGAAAAAGAAAGTTACCTTGGTGGGTGACATAATCCTGGGGAAACAGTCAAAGGTAGTTCACCTGGCTCTGGAAGACCAAGTGCACTGGGGCAAGATGGATTAGATTTTCCTTTGCAGTAACCACAACTTTCCTTGTCAACAGGAGGCAGCCACCAGCTGCTCACAGCACTCTTTCCTTTAACTCACAACACATTTCAATGCATTGAAAGATAACAAAACAATAATTCTTCCTGGGAAGAGCATGGGATCACTAACTGAAAGGATGGAAATAATGGTAAGAAACATTTGAATGTCTTAAAATGCATTAAGTACTAGAGCATATTAATAACACCTTAAAATGAATCACACAGGAAACAAATATTAAGGTATTCAACATTATTATCTTCCAGCATGGgacttaaaatgactttttatttatCCCATGTAGTTTTCAGCATCTTTCACATTTTCTACTTGGGCAGGCTTCTCTCATAGAAAGTTGGTTAATATTGatacttgaaaaattaaaataacccaATAATTATCCATTCGTGCTGCATGTAAGAATATTCAATGCTGTTGTAATAGAACTGCTTCATTCAATTTCTGGTTCTTAGAGTTTAAACTAAGAATGACATACTATTCTTTATGAGTATGAGACACAGTTTATATTCCAGTCTGCAATTGTAgcatataaatggattaaaaatctcaTTGTTCATGGCATTATTGTGGGTGcgctaaaaaaattaatgaagcagACATCTTTCTAGCCTTTGGGAGTTTACATATCATAGATAATAATGACATAGTTCAAGACATTTAAGATAAACGTTAAATAAATATGATTCCAAATAAAgttcaaatatttctatttcctaCAAAGAAAGGTGTTCTTTAAATAGACTTGCTACTCATTaagggtttgattttttttttcaaaatatataatgacTCTTAGTGAATCCATCACTATATCATCAATATACCTATCTCCCAGAGTCagattatcatatatattttatagaaatagaacTAGACTTGGAATAAAAGACTTTCTTCAGCCCTTCAGACTGTGAGTAGCATAACCAGACCTGGGGTACTATAGGGACAAACTGCTTACCTGACGTGATTGTCCTAACTTGCTGAACCAATCGGTGGTGAGCTGCCATCCTGACCTGAGACTGTTCAACCCTTTTGGAGGAGACCTGAAACATACATATCTGTGTCTGCAATGTCACAAGATAAAGACAGACAACAAAGAGAGGCCAAGAGGTGCCTTTCTTCTCCAGCTGGCCTGTGGCATTCTGCCTGCTCCCCATCAGCACTGACCTCATGAGAATGGCCACTATAGTCACTGCGCACCTGCCAGGTACCAGACTCCATGGTACCTCATGTGCCCTTGCATATGTTACCTCTAAATCTTATATCAGTTATGTAAGTCAAACTATactgtcttctttttccattGGGAGAAATGGAGGCTCAGTGATTTTGTAATCTCTTGGTCTCCAAAGCCTTTGGAAACACTGATATGGCAAGTCAATCGAAGGTACCACCTGGAACACTCTGTTAAGAAaggccccaggcttccctggcagtccagtggataagaatttgccttgcaatgcaagggacaccagtttgatccttgccctgggaggatcccacatgccactgaacAACTAAACCCACGTGcctcagctactgagcccgcactctagagcccatgagctgcaacttcggagcccacgtgctgcagttactgaagcctgcTGCGCTCCACAacgagaagccacagcaatgggaAGCCtacccactgcaactagagaaggcctacatgcagcaacgaagacccactacaaccaaaaaataaactaaataaatagataaataagaaaagaaaggccTCTGAATCCATTCCTAGTGCAGAAAGCTGGGGGCCACCAACTTCATCATGAGTGTAGGAAACGGGGGTGGTATATGGCTGCCACTTTTTTGCAATCCATGCACTGTGCCATGCCACCTGCCTCTCTGGAGGCAGTGAGAGGTTGCTGTGTGATTTCAAGGGTTACTTAAGGCCCTGATACCCACAAAACATCTCAGAATCTGTATCTGCAGGCTTCCCTTCCATTTTCATTGACGTTCCCACCATTAAAGTCATTCTCTTGATACAGCAAAGATGTGGGCAATGTCTCCAACCACCAAGAGAATCTTCTCTCATCTTGTCACATTATCGTCACATGGATTCATTGTTACCTTGGAGGATGAGTCACAAGATACAGGTTTCCTCGGGGTAAGGAGAGGGGAGCAGGGGTCCCTCTCTTGAGGTCTAGGGCAGCACAACAGAGGAGGGAGGAACGGAGTGTCAGCACCTTAAAGGGTTGAGGCCTGGTCCAGAGTGGGCATCTGTGAAGGAGATGCAAACACTGCAAGAGCCTGGTAACTCTCTCCCCTGGTTCGGCCACGCTGATTCTCAGTGGCACAACTTCTTTTGTGActgccttgggcaagtcacttctctcagcctcagtttcctcatctgtaacatgaatGGGTCAGACCTTATGACTCATGAGGTGCTTTCCAGCACCAGAACTTAAAGATTTGCAAATTATTTATGAATATAACAAGCTGAGGGCAAGTCAGGTAGAGAATCTGAAGGTTCATATTATAATAAAGTCATCTAGATTTGTGTTCGTCTGACTCATACTTGCCAGCTTGTGATCTTGGGAAAGTCTCATAGCCCACTGAATCTGTTTTCCACAAAACTGAAAATGCCTTTTTCAAAGGGTTTATATAAGCATTCTACAAAATGATGTCTAGAAATTGTTTATTTCAGTGCTTGATACCTCAGAACCAGGCAATAAatgttttactcttttttccCATTGTCATTGTGTGTACCCCTAAGAAAAAAGAAGCCGCCAATAAAAAATTATGTCTGTTCATTATTAGGCATACCCTGATTTCAAAGGTattaaatgtggaaaaaatacAAGTCtgaaaatagaggaaaccaaGTCTTTGGTGGCTAGAAGACCTTTTCAGCATCCTGAAACCAGGAGACATAGGTGGGTACCAACTGTGCTTTCCCACAGCCTATAGTGTTGTGATCTGACATTGAAGTTAATACTTTGTAAGTAGAAAAAGaacttcccagttggcactactggtaaagtattcgcctgccaatgcaggagatgcaagagatgtgggtttgatccctgggtcgggaagatcccgtggagtaggaaatggcatcccactccagtattcttgccaggaagattccatgggcagaggagactgatgggctatagtccatggggtcgcaaagaattggacacgactgagtgactgagcaagcaggAAAAAAGTCTGACATACTAGATTTAATTTATAAGATTGAAATCTCATACTTCATGTGTACCACAGTAACAAGTTTTAATGTATTAAGAAATCTTCATGAATACTCTGAAACAATGTCAGTTCTGACCAAGAATAGGGCCAAAGTAACTAAGCCAGCCGGTGCAAACGGCATACCCACAGGTAACTCAGTGAGAGCCCACAGGAACGCAGCTGTCTGCTGCGTTGATTACAATGATCTGTTAAGGGTTGAGAAAAGACTTGCAGGCTCTCATGTTTCTCCTCATCGTCCTCTCAGAATACACAATGCTCTGTCCAAGGGCCAAAGTAATTAGCATGATACCTCCTGAGGATGGGTAAAGAAGCCACAAATGAAGCTATGTGTTTCAAGGAAGTGATAGAATTCACAATTTTCTGTAAACAGATGCAAGCAAGGTCAGCCTTGGACTTTTCAAAGTTTGATGTTGCTTTTAATATCCCTTATTTAGATGGAGAAGAAGATCTTGGATTACAAATGTAGATGAATGGCAAAGTCTTGAAGAAATGAATCTTATTGAAAagtcatttcttcctttcaaagCACTGGGTATTTGTGGGactcttcattttattgatttagaGAGATAACATTTGCCCTAGATGATGGTGCAGTTGCCATggtaactattttttttaacgAGACTAAAAATAATGAAGCCTGTGTGTGATTTACTAGGACAAGTCAAGCCTTTCTCCACAACTGTCTGAAAGAAGTATCTGTCAGTTGTCACAGATTTATTTCAGATTAAGGGGCACACGGTTTAGGCGCTGAAGcggaatgtttttatttctgcctGACTCTTCCACTTTTGAATGTCATGGCTTTGCAGGGCATGGCAGACACATGCCTAATagagaggaacagagaggagcTTAATGAGTCACAAAGAAGCATTCTTTATTTCAAGTGTATCCTTTATTCTCATTGGAATGAGTCCACAAAGCGGCTGGGTCCCCAAATCCTTCATTTGTGATTCCCTAGGCAATCGCACAGGACCAAGGTTGTTGTTAGTTAAGTTTCGAAGCAACAGCACCTCATTTGTTAGCTATTTGGCTTTGTTCCAGAAAACGGTTCCTAGGATCACAGCCCCAGAGTACGGGCATATGTCTGTGTGCGCCCATGCTCCTGCTGGTGTGATGGAGCAGGGTGACGGGAGAGTGAAGATGTGGAGAGCTGTTCCACTCTCCAGAGTTCTCGTTACATAACTTTACACATATTTATTAAGcaactactatgtgccaggcactgtccagGACTGGAGTCACTGGGttcatttaaaaaccaaaagatgGTGTTGGGAAAGTGGAATAGCTAACAACTGAGAGTAATAAtagatttccttcctctttccctttctttattttatCCCTTCTTTTTCCGTCCTTCCATATTTTATTGACTGTTACCATGTGTCAGACACATGCTAAGTATATGTAATGCAAATATGAACAGAGCTAAGAACCTGCCCCAAAGAGTCAAAATCTAGCAAGGGCGATAAATAAACCAACAGATATATGATCTAGAAGTTGTACTCTAGGGCATTTACCCCAGAGTCATGGAAATCTATATTCACAAAAAAACTTTTCATACATGTTCATGGCAGCTTAAtccataatagccccaaactggaaacagctcAGGTGTCCTTCACTAGGTAAATGGTTAAACGAATTGTGGTCTATCCATGTCATGGAATCTTATACCTCAATTAAAGGGAACAAACGCACAACTCATGAATCTCTGGAGaatcatgctgagtgaaaaaagccaatcctAAAGAGATATTTATcatatggttccatttatatacCATTCCTGAAATGATAAGATTCtagagacagagaacagactggatTGCCAGTggtcaaggcttccctggtggctaagatggtaaaaatctgccagcaatgtgggagactgaggttcaattcctgggttgggaaaatcccctgcagaagagaatgaaaaccctctctagtactcttgcctggaaaatcccatggacagaggagtctggcaggctacagtctatggggttgcaaagagtcagacattactgagcaactgacactttcactcttcactaaGGAGACTCATAGATAGGAAGGAGGTGGATGTGATTATGAAGGGCAAATGTAGGATTTTTGTGATGGTGGAAATGTTCTTCTCTTCACTGTGGtggtaaataaatgaacaaaacatgTAATAAAACTGCACAGAACTAAATATCAAAATAcccatatacacaaatataagtTGAGGCATGTGcttattcatgtccaactctttgcaactccatggactgtatcccactaggctcctctgcctgtagaattttccaggcaataatactggagtgggttgtcatttcctactccaggggatcttcccaacccagggatcaaacccttgtctcttgtacctcctgcattggcaggcggattctttaccactgccaccATCTGGGAAATCTAAGTAAAACTGGGTAAATGTAAGCAAGATGGGTAATTATATCAATGTTAATACCCTGGCAATATACTATTATACTACagttttaagtataaaaaatacTGAGGGAAACTGGATTAATGGGACACAGAATATCTCTGTATCATTTCTTACAATTGCATATAAAtctacaaatacataaaaattaaaagtttgattaaaaaataaatcaacattttatttacaGGATGGGCAAATGGATGCAGGTAGTCAAAAGTTACTAACTTCCAGTTATGAGTAAATGAATCCTGTGGCTATAATGCTCATAATGATGACCTATCGTTAACAACactattgtatatttgaaagttggtaTGAGAGTAGAACTTCGAAGTtctaatcacaagaaaaaaattttgtaactatGTGTAATGATGGATGCTAACCTAATGTGGTAGTCattccacacacacatatatatcaggCCATCATTTCATACCACTAAAACAAATACAAGgcatatgtcaattatatgtcaatttttTAGTGAAAAAGTACTCtgcattaagaaaaaataaagaagttaatttTAAGTATTACTGCTAGGAAATCAAAAGAACcagaagcttaaaaaataaatcaacatacCATTAAGTGGGATAAGTGCAGTTTTAAAATGGAGGAAGGATCCTATGTGACCTTAGACTTCCTACTGAGGTGACTCCAGTGAGTTGGGAGAGAATTCATTTCAGGTAGTGGAAATCACACATTGACTCCACCATTGGAGTTAACAGCAGTCTCTTTTGACATGAAACTATATAGAGAAAAACCTAGAGATTtcacacaaaaactactagaactgataaTCAAACTCAGCAAGGTAGCAGGCAGGATACAAGATGAACATACAAAAATCCAttacatttctttacactaacaatgaaatatcaaaaagagaatattttttttaagtgccttttaaaaacacatcagaaaaaaagtaaaatactctGGACACTGAGAACTATGTGAGATTAATAAGGGAAACTGAAGAtgagtcaaagaaacagaaagctatcccatgctcttggattgaaaaaattaattttgttaaagtgatcatactacccaaagcaatctaaagatttaatgaaattcctatcaaattactcatggcattcttcacagaactagaaaaaataattctaatattttatagAACCAAAAAGACCCAGaactgccaaagcaatcctgaggaaaaagaacaaagcaggagacataactCTCCCAGGCTTCGGACAATGCTACAGTAATAtcacaaaactacagtaatcaaaacagcacagtattggcataaaaaatgacatatggatcaatggaacagaatagaatccAGACATAAACACTCACATCTTcaatcaattaatctatgacaaaggaagcaagaatatgaagaaaggaagaggaaaacgtctcttcagcaagtgatgttgggaaagttggacagccacatataaatcaatgaagttagaatactccctcacaccatacacaaaaataaactcaaaatggcttaaagattatatataagacataacaccataaaactcctagaagagaatataggcaaaacattctctaacataaattgtatcaatgttttcttaggtcagcttcccaaggcaatagaaataaaagcaaaaataaacaaatgggacctattcaaacttataagcttttccACAGTAAAAGAAActatacacaaaatgaaaaaacctaaagaatgggagaaaatatttgcaaacaatgtgaccaacaatttcaaaaataataatttctaaaatataaaaacagttcatacaactcaacaacaacaacccaattgaaaaaatggacaaaagacctaaatagacatttctccaaagaacacacaCAGATAGCCAAGGGCACATGAAAAggttctcaacatcactaataaatagagaaatgcaaatcaaaattacaatgagatatcaccttagactgatcagaatggccatcatttaaaagtctacaaataacaaatactagAGAGGgcatagagaaaaggaaaccactacactgttggtaggaatgtaagctGCTatagccactctggagaacaatatagagcttcctcaaaaaactaaacacagagttgccatgtgatccagcatcccactcctgggcagatATTggaacaaaactataattcacaaAGATATATGGACCCTTATGTTCATAGCTgtactattcataatagccaagaaacagaaacaaccaaagtgtccattaacagataattgaataagaaaatgtggtttgtatatacaatggaatattactcggccataaaaaagaatgaaatattgccatttgcttcAGCATGGGttcaactagagattatcatacaaagtcagaaagagaaagacaaataccacatatcacttatatgtagaacccaaaatatgacacaaatgaaattatctatgaaacagaaacagactcacagatatagagaacagacgtaTGACTCCCAAGGCAGTTGGGGAAGAGAAGGCATGGGAATTTGGGGTCAGAAGATGCAAAATAGTAAACATAGaattgataaacaacaaggtcttactgtatagcacagggaactatattcaatatcctgtgaaaaaCCATAATAggaaaggatattaaaaagaattcatgtatatgtataactgaatcact
This sequence is a window from Odocoileus virginianus isolate 20LAN1187 ecotype Illinois chromosome 6, Ovbor_1.2, whole genome shotgun sequence. Protein-coding genes within it:
- the GPHB5 gene encoding glycoprotein hormone beta-5: MRLVCLILGPTALLLLAGCGCVISTSSGDLRTFVGCAVREFTFLAKKPGCRGLRITTDACWGRCETWEKPILEPPYIEAHHRVCTYNETKQVTVKLPNCAPGVDPFYTYPVAVRCDCGACSTATTECETI